Proteins from one Sabethes cyaneus chromosome 2, idSabCyanKW18_F2, whole genome shotgun sequence genomic window:
- the LOC128735461 gene encoding uncharacterized protein LOC128735461 → MPDDSVAKNILSMKPTLTHSIEWHNVLNGSASLELTCETLEKLTSIYTSVHITNLEVPRTYILEQDDFLTAFSAGEYHWMQQQQRPVRNKSNGTIHPLPTAAAAVAVEAENFTTGQGDSNSSLAVKPLIMDCQYEIKANECGFVLKWYFNRKLIYQWIPARNPVGMNQFKSELRTNYSMSDSANYKYRALVIQNPKLNHSGEYMCSVQTYESFDRKAARFQIVVPEKMLLLHYENDAEKENMLLIKCSVFMIYPEPNLVLVVSGDLVLVSSRTVVVADRYHMFNKTVYGLIDKHLLISPTSIGCVLSVAGSSYVRKRETIYYDPTQLTRWSRLRMDHQGRFEISDCSGKVVKLARLT, encoded by the exons atgccggacgacagtgttgCGAAAAACATTTTGTCCATGAAGCCAACCTTAACCCATAGTATAGAGTGGCACAACGTGCTTAATGGCTCGGCCAGTTTGGAGCTAACTTGCGAGACACTCGAAAAATTGACATCGA TTTACACTTCCGTTCACATAACAAATCTTGAAGTGCCAAGAACGTACATCCTTGAGCAGGATGATTTTCTCACTGCCTTCTCTGCCGGAGAATACCACtggatgcagcagcagcagcgaccaGTACGAAACAAATCGAACGGAACCATTCATCCCTTGCCaactgccgccgccgccgtagcAGTTGAAGCAGAAAACTTTACTACAGGGCAGGGCGATAGTAATTCTTCCTTGGCGGTAAAACCTCTCATAATGGATTGCCAGTACGAGATTAAGGCTAATGAGTGCGGATTCGTTCTTAAGTGGTATTTCAACCGGAAGCTGATTTACCAATGGATACCGGCAAGAAACCCGGTTGGCATG AATCAGTTCAAAAGTGAACTTCGTACCAACTACTCTATGTCGGATTCGGCCAACTACAAGTACCGGGCCCTGGTAATACAGAATCCAAAGCTGAACCACAGCGGAGAGTACATGTGCTCGGTGCAAACTTATGAATCGTTCGACCGTAAGGCGGCTCGATTTCAAATTGTTG TTCCCGAGAAAATGCTGCTGCTTCACTACGAAAACGACGCCGAAAAGGAAAACATGCTACTTATCAAATGCAGCGTGTTTATGATTTATCCTGAACCGAACCTGGTCCTAGT TGTTAGCGGCGACCTAGTGCTGGTTAGCTCACGTACCGTCGTCGTTGCCGACCGGTACCACATGTTCAACAAAACCGTTTATGGCCTGATCGACAAGCACCTGCTCATCTCACCCACCTCGATTGGCTGTGTCCTATCGGTTGCCGGCTCGAGCTACGTGCGAAAGCGCGAAACAATCTATTACG ATCCCACGCAGCTGACGAGATGGAGCCGCCTCAGGATGGACCATCAGGGACGATTTGAGATTAGCGATTGCTCCGGTAAGGTGGTTAAGTTAGCACGATTGACCTAA
- the LOC128738161 gene encoding B-cell receptor-associated protein 31 isoform X1, with protein sequence MSLVWSLIASFLYAEIIIVLLLVLPVASPQRWQRFFKSRFLAMLSRQAQTYFYLLLFVLVLFLLEAVREMRKYSHIDPAAEQHLNVNMQHSMRLFRAQRNFYISGFAIFLTLVIRRLISLITAQALLLAQSEASMKQAQSATAAARSLLSQQKKEEETGDKPKPSAPSGDDINVDELKKRIAELESEVTRERKDKEAMKSQSESLNREYDRLTEEYSKLQKRIAITSEDKIHS encoded by the exons ATGAGCCTCGTCTGGAGTTTAATCGCTTCGTTTCTGTACGCGGAAATAATCATCGTGCTGCTACTGGTTCTACCGGTGGCCAGTCCCCAGCGATGGCAGCGATTCTTCAAGTCCCGTTTCCTAGCAATGCTGAGTAGACAAGCACAAACCTATTTTTATCTGCTACTGTTTGTGCTGGTCCTGTTCCTGCTGGAAGCGGTTCGTGAGATGCGGAAGTACTCGCATATCG atcCGGCCGCCGAACAGCATCTGAATGTCAATATGCAGCACAGCATGCGTCTGTTCCGTGCTCAACGAAATTTCTATATTTCTGGCTTTGCCATCTTTCTTACGCTGGTCATTCGTCGTTTGATTTCGCTCATCACGGCTCAGGCTCTACTCCTAGCTCAGTCGGAAGCGTCCATGAAACAAGCTCAGAGTGCCACTGCCGCCGCCCGCAGTCTGCTGAGCCAACAGAAAAAGGAAGAGGAAACAGGAGACAAACCGAAACCTTCTGCCCCATCGGGTGATGATATTAAC GTTGATGAGTTGAAGAAACGAATTGCTGAACTTGAAAGTGAGGTAACACGGGAGCGTAAGGACAAGGAAGCAATGAAATCCCAATCGGAGAGCCTCAATCGCGAGTACGATCGGCTAACTGAAGAGTACAGCAAACTGCAGAAACGAATCGCTATCACTAGTGAAGATAAAA TACATAGTTGA
- the LOC128738161 gene encoding B-cell receptor-associated protein 31 isoform X2 has translation MSLVWSLIASFLYAEIIIVLLLVLPVASPQRWQRFFKSRFLAMLSRQAQTYFYLLLFVLVLFLLEAVREMRKYSHIDPAAEQHLNVNMQHSMRLFRAQRNFYISGFAIFLTLVIRRLISLITAQALLLAQSEASMKQAQSATAAARSLLSQQKKEEETGDKPKPSAPSGDDINVDELKKRIAELESEVTRERKDKEAMKSQSESLNREYDRLTEEYSKLQKRIAITSEDKSD, from the exons ATGAGCCTCGTCTGGAGTTTAATCGCTTCGTTTCTGTACGCGGAAATAATCATCGTGCTGCTACTGGTTCTACCGGTGGCCAGTCCCCAGCGATGGCAGCGATTCTTCAAGTCCCGTTTCCTAGCAATGCTGAGTAGACAAGCACAAACCTATTTTTATCTGCTACTGTTTGTGCTGGTCCTGTTCCTGCTGGAAGCGGTTCGTGAGATGCGGAAGTACTCGCATATCG atcCGGCCGCCGAACAGCATCTGAATGTCAATATGCAGCACAGCATGCGTCTGTTCCGTGCTCAACGAAATTTCTATATTTCTGGCTTTGCCATCTTTCTTACGCTGGTCATTCGTCGTTTGATTTCGCTCATCACGGCTCAGGCTCTACTCCTAGCTCAGTCGGAAGCGTCCATGAAACAAGCTCAGAGTGCCACTGCCGCCGCCCGCAGTCTGCTGAGCCAACAGAAAAAGGAAGAGGAAACAGGAGACAAACCGAAACCTTCTGCCCCATCGGGTGATGATATTAAC GTTGATGAGTTGAAGAAACGAATTGCTGAACTTGAAAGTGAGGTAACACGGGAGCGTAAGGACAAGGAAGCAATGAAATCCCAATCGGAGAGCCTCAATCGCGAGTACGATCGGCTAACTGAAGAGTACAGCAAACTGCAGAAACGAATCGCTATCACTAGTGAAGATAAAAGTGACTAA